The proteins below are encoded in one region of Bacillota bacterium:
- a CDS encoding ferrous iron transport protein A has translation MWSQQQRQILQKCTKSTITSGAGHSAQSLWKSMDIGSLPPSMACPTTFNRFTIITSRATPASTFWAAKTTLTSKKNRDIKPTSRKQLASNHLNRGNKPRFFHCQKRQSMLYLTCLYENDSHLEGGIFMPLSEVKHKQSYLIKRLPRVKLLQSLGIREGAAVSVVTQQPLGGPLVVEIKGRCVAVDRSLAAEIIVEQN, from the coding sequence ATGTGGAGCCAGCAACAGCGGCAGATACTGCAAAAATGCACCAAATCTACAATTACCAGTGGAGCTGGGCATTCCGCCCAGTCGTTGTGGAAGTCAATGGACATCGGTTCGCTGCCTCCATCAATGGCATGCCCCACGACATTCAATCGATTTACAATAATAACTTCCCGGGCCACTCCTGCATCCACTTTTTGGGCAGCAAAAACCACTTTAACCAGCAAGAAGAACCGGGACATCAAGCCAACGTCCAGAAAGCAATTGGCAAGTAATCATTTAAACCGCGGGAACAAACCGCGGTTTTTCCATTGCCAGAAACGCCAAAGTATGCTATATTTAACCTGTCTATATGAGAACGATTCTCATTTAGAAGGTGGTATCTTTATGCCGCTCTCAGAAGTCAAACACAAACAAAGCTACCTGATTAAACGGCTTCCCCGGGTAAAGCTCCTCCAATCACTGGGAATCCGGGAAGGCGCTGCCGTGTCAGTAGTAACGCAGCAGCCTTTGGGCGGTCCCCTGGTCGTAGAAATCAAAGGTCGCTGCGTAGCCGTGGATCGCAGCCTGGCCGCAGAAATTATAGTGGAGCAAAACTAA